A window of the Parvularcula bermudensis HTCC2503 genome harbors these coding sequences:
- the groL gene encoding chaperonin GroEL (60 kDa chaperone family; promotes refolding of misfolded polypeptides especially under stressful conditions; forms two stacked rings of heptamers to form a barrel-shaped 14mer; ends can be capped by GroES; misfolded proteins enter the barrel where they are refolded when GroES binds), which produces MAAKEVRFEADARERMLRGVDILANAVKVTLGPKGRNVVIEKSFGAPRTTKDGVSVAKEIELEDKFENMGAQLIKEVASKTNDEAGDGTTTATVLAQAIVREGAKSVAAGMNPMDLKRGIDLAVTKVIEQIRSNATPVSGSAGIEQVGTISANGEKEIGEMIAKAMEKVGNEGVITVEESKTAETELDVVEGMQFDRGYLSPYFITNAEKMTTELEDPYILLHEKKLSNLQSMLPLLESAVQSGKPLLIIAEDVEGEALATLVVNKLRGGLKIAAVKAPGFGDRRKAMLEDIAVLTGGQVVSEDLGIKLENVTLDMLGTAKRVTITKDETTIVDGAGDKDDIEGRTAQLRKQIEDTSSDYDREKLQERLAKLAGGVAVIKVGGATEVEVKERKDRVDDALNATRAAVEEGIVPGGGTALLYAARALDGLEGVNDDQNAGIHIIRRAVQAPLRQIVENAGQEGSIVVGKLLEQDDTKFGFNAQTEEYGNLLDMGIVDPAKVVRHALQDAASVAGLLITTEAMIAEAPKKDSGGAGGGMPDMGGMGGMM; this is translated from the coding sequence ATGGCAGCGAAAGAAGTCCGCTTCGAAGCCGATGCCCGTGAGCGTATGCTCAGAGGCGTCGACATCCTCGCCAATGCGGTCAAGGTCACTCTCGGCCCCAAAGGCCGTAACGTGGTGATCGAAAAGTCCTTCGGGGCGCCCCGCACCACCAAGGACGGCGTGTCCGTGGCGAAGGAAATCGAGCTTGAAGACAAGTTCGAAAATATGGGCGCGCAGCTCATCAAAGAAGTCGCCTCGAAAACCAATGACGAGGCCGGTGACGGCACGACCACCGCGACCGTTCTGGCGCAGGCGATCGTTCGTGAGGGTGCCAAGTCCGTGGCCGCCGGCATGAACCCGATGGATCTCAAGCGCGGGATCGATCTGGCCGTGACGAAAGTCATCGAGCAAATCCGCTCGAACGCGACGCCGGTTTCCGGTTCCGCCGGGATCGAGCAAGTCGGCACCATCTCCGCCAATGGCGAAAAAGAGATCGGTGAGATGATCGCCAAAGCCATGGAAAAAGTTGGCAATGAAGGGGTCATCACCGTCGAGGAATCCAAGACCGCCGAGACCGAGCTCGATGTGGTCGAAGGGATGCAGTTCGACCGTGGGTATCTCTCGCCGTACTTCATCACCAACGCCGAGAAAATGACCACCGAGCTGGAGGACCCCTATATCCTCCTGCACGAGAAGAAGCTCTCCAATCTTCAGTCCATGTTGCCGCTTCTCGAAAGCGCGGTGCAGTCGGGTAAACCCCTGCTGATTATCGCTGAGGACGTCGAAGGGGAGGCGCTGGCCACCCTCGTGGTCAACAAGCTCCGCGGCGGACTGAAAATCGCGGCGGTCAAAGCCCCAGGGTTTGGGGATCGTCGTAAGGCGATGCTCGAAGACATCGCGGTCCTGACCGGCGGTCAAGTCGTCTCCGAGGATCTCGGCATCAAGCTCGAAAACGTCACCCTCGACATGCTCGGCACCGCCAAGCGGGTGACCATCACCAAAGACGAGACCACGATCGTCGATGGGGCGGGCGATAAGGACGATATCGAAGGCCGGACGGCTCAACTCCGCAAGCAGATCGAAGACACGTCTTCCGATTACGATCGTGAAAAACTGCAAGAGCGTCTGGCGAAACTCGCCGGCGGTGTGGCGGTGATCAAAGTCGGCGGCGCGACCGAAGTCGAAGTGAAAGAGCGGAAAGACCGTGTCGACGACGCGCTGAACGCAACCCGTGCGGCGGTCGAAGAAGGCATCGTCCCCGGCGGCGGGACCGCTCTTCTTTATGCGGCGCGCGCGCTCGATGGCCTCGAAGGGGTCAATGACGATCAGAATGCCGGTATTCACATCATCCGTCGGGCGGTTCAGGCCCCCCTGCGGCAGATCGTGGAAAACGCCGGACAAGAAGGCTCGATCGTCGTCGGTAAGCTGCTCGAGCAGGACGACACCAAGTTCGGCTTCAATGCGCAGACTGAGGAATATGGCAACCTCCTCGACATGGGCATCGTCGACCCGGCGAAGGTTGTCCGTCACGCCCTGCAAGATGCGGCCTCCGTGGCGGGGCTTCTCATCACCACCGAAGCCATGATCGCCGAAGCGCCGAAGAAAGACAGCGGCGGTGCCGGTGGCGGTATGCCCGACATGGGCGGCATGGGCGGCATGATGTAA
- the groES gene encoding co-chaperone GroES, whose translation MAFRPLHDRVLVRRVEEDERTAGGIIIPDTAKEKPQQGEVVAVGSGARGDDNEIVPLELKAGDKILFGKWSGTEVKVDGEDLIIMKESDVLGILD comes from the coding sequence ATGGCTTTTAGACCCCTTCACGACCGTGTGCTTGTGCGCCGCGTCGAAGAAGACGAACGAACCGCTGGGGGAATCATCATCCCCGATACCGCCAAAGAAAAGCCTCAGCAGGGGGAAGTCGTGGCTGTTGGGTCCGGTGCCCGCGGCGACGATAACGAGATCGTGCCCCTCGAATTGAAAGCCGGCGACAAGATCCTGTTCGGCAAATGGTCCGGCACCGAAGTCAAAGTCGACGGCGAAGACCTTATCATCATGAAAGAATCGGACGTCCTCGGCATCCTCGATTGA
- a CDS encoding Coq4 family protein produces MAAHHTESLRPEGEAEASEAYAGSASEPTTKTSDPSPATEARHRRCRRAALLDRPALDEAFGMCQRAPAGCHLLRDRPSLSTCLADRDRLSALPRGTLGRAYYVFTEREGRTAPLTTLSTAEERDGGEEAGELSYMRDHLYHAHDLLHVLTGYGRDTIGELCLLAFVRPIGRPATSGAPFPASAEPPRARWLAWLGGLGAFKRFGGLPLFRCLNEARKLGLQAEALSTLPWEKLVEHPLEMIRRRYGVGSPTLYLSIKDLAEKIDGNTCPMPTPVLSAA; encoded by the coding sequence ATGGCAGCGCATCACACCGAATCGCTAAGGCCGGAGGGCGAGGCGGAAGCCTCAGAAGCGTATGCCGGTTCCGCCAGTGAGCCCACCACCAAGACGAGTGACCCCTCCCCCGCGACAGAAGCCCGACACCGCCGATGTCGGCGGGCCGCGCTTCTCGACCGACCCGCTTTAGACGAAGCCTTTGGGATGTGTCAGCGCGCCCCGGCAGGGTGCCATCTCCTCCGCGACCGGCCGTCCCTCTCCACATGCCTGGCCGACCGGGACAGGTTATCCGCCCTGCCGCGGGGCACGCTGGGGCGGGCCTATTATGTCTTCACCGAGCGTGAGGGACGGACCGCGCCTCTGACCACTCTCTCGACGGCGGAAGAGCGCGATGGGGGGGAGGAGGCCGGCGAGCTCAGCTATATGCGCGACCACCTCTACCATGCCCACGATCTCCTGCATGTTCTGACCGGTTATGGGCGGGATACGATCGGCGAGCTGTGTCTATTGGCCTTTGTCCGACCGATTGGACGCCCTGCGACCAGTGGCGCTCCTTTTCCAGCGTCCGCCGAGCCCCCCCGCGCCCGGTGGCTAGCTTGGCTTGGCGGGCTTGGCGCTTTCAAACGCTTTGGAGGCCTGCCATTGTTCCGATGCCTTAATGAGGCGCGGAAGCTCGGTCTTCAGGCGGAGGCCCTCTCCACACTCCCTTGGGAAAAGCTCGTCGAGCACCCTTTGGAGATGATCCGTCGCCGCTATGGGGTCGGCTCGCCGACGCTCTACCTGTCGATCAAGGACCTGGCCGAAAAAATTGACGGCAACACCTGTCCGATGCCGACTCCCGTGCTATCGGCCGCGTAA
- a CDS encoding TetR/AcrR family transcriptional regulator: MSGEHLSDQAEKGASEAARNGREALIASALSLVKERGYAALSVSAICKRAGVSAPSLYHHFGDKAGLLLALIEECLAQDATAMMSKIEGKEPPLQRLQRFIAIFREFFTGRTVDTATVVFAISQGRGESEAIANAVDKAQRAIVTFTAARFADILGMKDAQVFADLFLSFAAYLSQIAQTSAPDRDERLHRAVKHFERFFILGIGAERPEFLKDADFAAAHAKAASPQLA, from the coding sequence ATGTCCGGAGAACACCTGTCTGACCAAGCCGAGAAAGGGGCGTCCGAAGCCGCCCGCAACGGTCGAGAAGCCCTCATCGCCTCTGCCCTCTCCCTGGTGAAGGAACGCGGCTACGCGGCCCTCAGCGTCAGTGCCATTTGCAAGCGCGCGGGGGTCTCCGCCCCCTCCCTCTACCACCATTTCGGCGATAAGGCGGGTCTCCTCCTCGCGCTGATCGAGGAATGTCTGGCCCAGGACGCCACCGCGATGATGTCGAAGATTGAGGGCAAAGAACCGCCGCTTCAGCGACTTCAGAGATTTATTGCCATTTTTCGTGAGTTCTTTACCGGCCGCACGGTGGATACCGCCACCGTCGTCTTCGCGATTTCGCAAGGGCGGGGGGAGAGTGAGGCCATCGCCAATGCTGTGGACAAGGCGCAGCGGGCGATCGTGACCTTCACCGCCGCGCGATTTGCCGACATCCTGGGCATGAAAGATGCCCAGGTCTTTGCAGATTTGTTTTTGAGCTTTGCCGCCTATCTGTCGCAAATTGCGCAGACCTCGGCGCCGGATCGAGACGAACGTCTGCACCGCGCCGTTAAGCATTTTGAGCGGTTCTTCATTCTCGGCATCGGGGCGGAACGCCCGGAATTTCTTAAAGATGCCGACTTTGCCGCCGCCCATGCCAAGGCGGCTTCACCTCAACTGGCCTAA
- a CDS encoding Coq4 family protein, whose amino-acid sequence MFDGPYQAYSQHRRPLSALAAVARLIKNKEDTAQVFRIIAALDGPSLNTAFERFAESEQGRHYLKTRPCLRTALMDHEWLASLPAESFGRAYYDFISKEGLSADGLQHEMDHSGERFDEAGPDRQYFAYRIRHSHDLFHILTGYGRDAIGEVSVLIFTVHSSSKASADEKQVRSYGISLIAALGRLKIRREFPNFPVEKCLAEARALGDAARPLTLAPWEDLLDQPLEEVRARYNIARPQTYLSIKDSISAADEEYRDRLAAAA is encoded by the coding sequence ATGTTTGACGGTCCCTATCAAGCTTACAGTCAACATCGTCGGCCGCTCTCCGCCCTCGCGGCCGTCGCTCGGCTGATCAAGAATAAAGAAGATACAGCGCAGGTATTCCGGATCATCGCGGCCCTCGATGGCCCCTCTCTCAATACGGCCTTCGAGCGCTTTGCCGAGAGTGAACAGGGCCGACATTATCTCAAAACGCGTCCGTGTTTGCGCACAGCCCTGATGGACCATGAATGGCTCGCCAGTTTACCGGCGGAGAGCTTTGGGCGGGCCTATTATGACTTCATTTCTAAAGAGGGGTTGTCCGCCGACGGGCTGCAACACGAAATGGACCATAGTGGGGAGCGCTTTGACGAGGCGGGCCCGGACCGACAATATTTTGCCTATCGGATTCGCCATTCCCACGATCTCTTTCACATACTTACCGGCTATGGGCGCGATGCGATCGGTGAGGTCAGTGTCCTGATCTTCACAGTGCACTCCTCTTCGAAAGCCTCGGCCGATGAGAAACAGGTTCGAAGCTATGGGATCAGCCTTATCGCCGCGCTCGGGCGGCTGAAGATCCGGCGAGAATTCCCCAACTTTCCGGTTGAAAAATGTCTCGCCGAAGCGCGGGCCCTTGGCGATGCCGCGCGCCCCTTGACCCTTGCGCCTTGGGAAGACCTGCTCGACCAGCCACTCGAAGAAGTCCGTGCCCGGTACAACATCGCCCGTCCGCAGACCTATCTTTCGATCAAGGACAGTATTTCAGCCGCCGATGAGGAATATCGCGACCGGCTGGCCGCAGCGGCGTGA
- a CDS encoding Coq4 family protein: protein MVYNGPYEVFTEKRRPVDAAISAFRLVYNKEDTSKVFRVIAALDGPALEMGFKRFASTPYGQHLLAERTCLRETLMRHDWLASLPEGSLGRAYYDFMAAEGLTADGFQEEMNRTGETFEAAGPERRYFLYRMRHAHDLIHVLTGYGRDAIGELSILQFTANLGANKMPKGKLHNAGVKLIVLTGWLKARRMYARFSMDRCLAEAKELGANAKSLFLAPWEDLLPQPLEAVRATYRIGRPDFYLSMKSALADFDVMRRAQLAAKAHKKTQTAEAA, encoded by the coding sequence ATGGTTTATAATGGTCCCTACGAAGTTTTTACGGAGAAACGGCGGCCCGTCGACGCGGCGATCTCGGCCTTTCGGCTCGTCTATAACAAGGAAGATACCAGCAAGGTTTTCCGCGTCATCGCCGCCCTCGATGGGCCGGCCCTTGAAATGGGCTTCAAGCGATTTGCCTCCACGCCCTATGGCCAGCACCTCCTCGCCGAGCGGACTTGCCTGCGCGAAACCTTGATGCGGCACGACTGGCTGGCAAGCCTGCCCGAGGGCAGCCTCGGACGCGCCTATTACGACTTCATGGCCGCCGAAGGACTGACGGCGGACGGCTTTCAGGAAGAAATGAACCGAACCGGCGAGACGTTTGAGGCGGCGGGGCCGGAGCGGCGCTACTTCCTCTATCGGATGCGCCATGCCCACGATCTCATCCATGTTCTGACCGGCTATGGGCGCGACGCCATTGGCGAATTGTCTATCCTGCAATTCACCGCCAATCTCGGCGCCAACAAAATGCCCAAAGGCAAGCTGCACAATGCCGGGGTGAAGCTGATTGTCCTCACCGGCTGGCTCAAGGCGCGACGCATGTATGCGCGATTTTCCATGGATCGGTGCCTCGCGGAGGCCAAGGAATTGGGAGCCAATGCCAAATCCCTGTTTCTTGCCCCTTGGGAAGACCTCCTTCCCCAACCGCTTGAAGCCGTGCGCGCCACCTATCGGATCGGCCGACCGGATTTCTACCTCTCGATGAAGTCAGCCCTGGCCGATTTCGATGTGATGCGCCGGGCGCAATTGGCGGCGAAGGCGCACAAAAAGACCCAAACGGCGGAGGCGGCGTAG
- a CDS encoding DUF2147 domain-containing protein, which translates to MSAEWEIRHMLTVLALTLLEAISPLDVEGTWQTEDGRSKVEIRLEEGEKPVGRVVWVDPQSLDPARAAGPIYDRHNPDSQMALRPIIGLPIIYGFERSETAWRRGEIYDPSQGATYRARLQRVDQDTLMVKGCVAVLCREQIWTKSPLLAQHEAEALALSPDPQ; encoded by the coding sequence ATGTCGGCAGAATGGGAGATCCGCCACATGTTGACTGTGCTCGCCCTTACCTTGCTTGAGGCGATTAGCCCCCTGGACGTCGAAGGCACGTGGCAGACCGAAGATGGCCGCTCGAAAGTCGAGATCCGCCTCGAAGAGGGCGAGAAACCGGTCGGGCGCGTGGTGTGGGTCGACCCCCAATCGCTGGACCCGGCACGGGCGGCGGGGCCGATCTATGATCGGCACAATCCCGATAGCCAAATGGCCTTGCGTCCGATCATCGGTTTACCGATTATCTATGGCTTCGAACGATCGGAGACTGCCTGGCGACGGGGGGAAATCTACGACCCCAGCCAAGGGGCCACCTATCGCGCACGACTCCAACGGGTCGATCAGGACACGCTGATGGTCAAGGGATGCGTTGCCGTCCTCTGCCGTGAGCAAATCTGGACAAAGAGCCCGCTTCTCGCCCAACACGAAGCTGAGGCGCTTGCCCTCAGCCCCGACCCCCAATAG
- a CDS encoding zinc-dependent alcohol dehydrogenase family protein: MRVMRLGSPQKLENLVLGDLDDPGAPAAGEVRVRIEASSLNFHDYSVVKGMLPTEDGRIPLSDGAGTVEAVGEGVTSLSVGDQVVSVFFPHWQDGAPAIGDFSTTPGDGVDGYARTIVNRPATWFTKTPKGWSAAESATLTTAGLTAWRALFVDGSLKAGDTLLCLGTGGVSIFALQFAKAVGARVAMTSSSDEKLAKTEEMGADFTVNYKSNEKWGKAVAQWTGGTGVDHVIEVGGPATLSQSITATRIGGHIHLIGVLTGIQGEIPTANMMRKQITLQGLIVGNHRQQRDMIKAIDATGLKPVIDKTFDLSELASAFQYEADGKHFGKIAISI, translated from the coding sequence ATGCGAGTCATGCGCCTTGGCAGCCCTCAAAAACTCGAAAATCTGGTGCTCGGAGATCTCGACGATCCCGGTGCCCCGGCCGCCGGAGAGGTGCGGGTCAGGATCGAAGCCAGCTCCCTCAATTTTCACGATTATTCGGTCGTGAAAGGCATGTTGCCGACGGAGGATGGGCGAATCCCCCTCTCCGATGGGGCCGGAACGGTCGAGGCCGTCGGTGAAGGCGTGACCTCTCTTTCGGTCGGCGACCAGGTTGTCTCCGTCTTCTTTCCGCACTGGCAAGACGGCGCCCCGGCGATCGGTGATTTCTCCACGACCCCCGGCGACGGCGTCGACGGATATGCGCGAACAATCGTCAATCGTCCGGCGACCTGGTTCACCAAGACCCCCAAAGGCTGGTCCGCCGCCGAATCCGCGACCCTGACCACCGCGGGGCTGACCGCCTGGCGCGCCCTATTCGTGGATGGATCATTGAAAGCGGGCGACACCCTCCTGTGTCTGGGCACCGGCGGCGTCTCGATCTTTGCCCTGCAATTCGCCAAGGCGGTCGGGGCGCGGGTCGCGATGACCTCCTCCTCCGACGAAAAGCTCGCCAAGACCGAGGAGATGGGCGCCGACTTTACGGTGAATTACAAATCCAATGAAAAATGGGGAAAAGCCGTTGCCCAATGGACGGGCGGCACCGGCGTTGACCACGTGATTGAAGTCGGCGGTCCTGCGACCCTGTCGCAGTCGATCACCGCGACGCGGATCGGCGGGCATATCCATTTGATCGGTGTCTTGACAGGAATCCAGGGCGAGATCCCCACGGCCAATATGATGCGTAAACAGATTACCCTTCAGGGCCTAATCGTCGGCAATCACCGGCAGCAACGGGATATGATCAAGGCGATTGATGCCACGGGGCTCAAACCCGTGATCGATAAGACCTTTGATCTGAGCGAGCTGGCCAGCGCGTTCCAATATGAGGCCGATGGGAAGCATTTTGGGAAGATTGCGATCTCCATTTGA
- a CDS encoding DUF2807 domain-containing protein, whose translation MASVSIIAGVALTVLSLVPSPALAALAPVEPAQISAGDGAVTIRHFVGRLVIEEGDQLAVQVMAAPLGGPLDMTSPAEGLVIEGDEAAIDAIYQARWRAWSARGRSGEGQEGFVQFLSDYPVMRLSLPPGTPLSIETSALFIDGGGLPLAALALDNIFEVYGTIGSASSARLTVRGNSDLSLGAVDGDLAISIAGRGTVHAGPSQSASVVLRGSGEVELGPVAETASIDIRGSGDVIGEGLGQLDLHIGGSGDVRFGAIADGATIAINGSGDFEATRIGGPLSIAVNGSGDIDIGEGETTATSLMINGSGDVRFGGLATDPSVRIGGSGTVRIADYRGNVVVRGKTDDVRIGDLRFED comes from the coding sequence ATGGCCTCTGTTTCGATCATCGCGGGTGTCGCCCTAACGGTTCTTTCCCTCGTCCCATCGCCCGCTCTGGCGGCCTTGGCCCCGGTTGAGCCGGCGCAGATCTCGGCAGGGGACGGCGCGGTGACGATCCGGCATTTCGTCGGTCGCCTCGTGATCGAAGAAGGCGATCAGCTCGCCGTCCAGGTGATGGCGGCCCCCCTGGGGGGACCCTTGGACATGACAAGCCCGGCGGAAGGTTTGGTGATCGAAGGGGATGAAGCGGCGATCGATGCGATTTACCAGGCGCGGTGGCGGGCCTGGTCGGCGCGGGGGCGATCGGGCGAAGGCCAGGAAGGCTTCGTCCAGTTTCTTTCGGATTATCCGGTGATGCGGCTGTCGCTCCCGCCGGGCACGCCGCTCAGCATCGAAACCTCAGCCCTCTTCATCGACGGGGGCGGGCTCCCCCTGGCTGCGCTGGCGCTGGACAATATATTCGAAGTATATGGAACGATAGGGTCGGCGAGCTCGGCGCGACTGACTGTCAGAGGGAATAGCGATCTGAGCCTCGGCGCCGTCGACGGCGACCTTGCCATTTCCATCGCCGGCCGTGGCACGGTGCACGCCGGTCCGTCGCAATCCGCCTCGGTGGTCCTGCGAGGATCCGGTGAGGTCGAACTGGGCCCCGTCGCTGAAACGGCGTCGATCGATATTCGCGGGTCGGGGGACGTGATCGGCGAGGGCTTGGGACAATTGGACCTGCATATCGGGGGGTCGGGCGATGTGCGGTTTGGGGCCATTGCCGATGGCGCCACCATCGCGATCAACGGGTCGGGAGATTTCGAAGCCACCCGGATTGGGGGGCCGCTGTCGATCGCCGTCAACGGATCGGGGGATATCGATATTGGCGAAGGCGAAACCACGGCCACGTCGCTGATGATCAACGGATCGGGGGATGTGCGCTTTGGCGGCCTTGCAACGGATCCCTCCGTTCGGATCGGTGGCTCTGGCACGGTGCGCATCGCCGATTATCGCGGCAATGTGGTGGTCAGGGGCAAGACTGATGATGTTCGGATCGGTGATCTGCGGTTTGAGGACTGA
- the putP gene encoding sodium/proline symporter PutP translates to MEIGTFVSLGAYFLLMLGIGFYAYRTSTGDTSEYMLGGRKLGPAVTSLSAGASDMSGWMLLGLPGAAFVSGLPATWIAIGLTLGAFANYLVVAPRLRLYTERADDALTIPDYFEKRFHDNTHILRVFSSVVIVLFFTLYTSATLVGGGKLFESAFGQDYITGLWITAGVVMAYTFVGGFLAVSLTDFVQGCIMFIALLIVPIAAFTQLGDNVDLAAILADIGPALSGEIAGGLDSPTLNLFAGASFLGTISLLAWGLGYFGQPHIIVRFMAIRSVADVPMARHIGMSWMIVALIGSVSTGLIGLAYIAQNGVPMEFVDENGQFDPETVFIVLSQILFHPLIGGFLLAAILAAIMSTISSQLLVASSSLTEDFYKLFLRRGASDKELVMVGRISVILVALVAILLAYDDNSSVLDLVANAWAGFGAAFGPVIIISLHWRKMTMPAAFLGMVVGAVTVIIWTYLPLLPDADGVARQIPLNSELYSIVPGFLFCWLTVWGVSLFTHPKEAVIATHDAVHAEITGGSA, encoded by the coding sequence ATGGAAATCGGCACATTTGTCTCGCTCGGTGCGTATTTTCTTCTCATGCTGGGAATCGGCTTTTACGCCTATCGCACCTCCACCGGGGATACGAGCGAGTACATGCTAGGCGGGCGAAAACTCGGGCCCGCCGTCACGTCGCTTTCCGCCGGCGCGTCGGATATGTCCGGATGGATGCTTCTGGGCTTGCCCGGGGCCGCCTTCGTTTCGGGCCTCCCCGCGACGTGGATCGCCATCGGTCTGACCCTGGGCGCCTTCGCCAATTATCTTGTCGTCGCCCCCCGCCTCCGCCTCTACACAGAGCGGGCTGACGACGCCCTGACCATTCCCGATTATTTTGAAAAACGGTTCCACGACAACACGCATATTCTGCGGGTGTTTTCCTCGGTGGTGATCGTCCTGTTCTTTACCCTCTACACGTCCGCAACCCTGGTGGGCGGCGGCAAATTGTTCGAGAGCGCCTTTGGACAGGATTACATTACCGGCCTTTGGATCACCGCCGGTGTGGTCATGGCGTACACCTTTGTCGGGGGCTTCCTCGCGGTCTCCCTCACCGATTTCGTCCAGGGCTGCATCATGTTTATCGCCCTCTTAATCGTCCCCATCGCGGCCTTCACCCAGCTCGGCGACAATGTGGATCTGGCGGCAATCCTCGCCGATATCGGTCCCGCCCTGTCCGGTGAGATTGCCGGGGGCCTCGACAGCCCGACCCTCAACCTTTTTGCCGGCGCCAGTTTCCTGGGAACGATTTCTCTCCTCGCATGGGGGCTTGGATATTTCGGGCAACCGCACATCATTGTGCGGTTCATGGCGATCCGCTCCGTCGCGGATGTGCCCATGGCCCGACATATCGGGATGAGCTGGATGATCGTTGCCTTGATCGGATCGGTCAGCACCGGCCTGATCGGCCTTGCCTATATTGCGCAGAACGGCGTGCCGATGGAGTTCGTTGACGAGAATGGACAATTCGACCCGGAAACGGTGTTCATCGTCCTGAGCCAGATCCTTTTTCATCCGCTCATTGGCGGCTTCCTCTTGGCGGCTATTCTCGCCGCGATCATGTCGACGATTTCATCCCAATTGCTGGTGGCGTCGAGTTCCCTCACCGAAGATTTCTACAAGCTCTTCCTGCGTCGCGGGGCCAGCGACAAAGAGCTGGTGATGGTTGGGCGCATTTCCGTGATCTTGGTGGCGCTGGTGGCGATCCTCCTCGCCTATGACGACAATTCAAGCGTGCTCGATCTGGTCGCCAATGCCTGGGCGGGATTTGGGGCCGCCTTCGGCCCGGTCATCATTATCTCGCTCCATTGGCGCAAGATGACCATGCCCGCCGCCTTTCTCGGCATGGTGGTCGGCGCGGTCACGGTCATCATCTGGACCTATCTGCCGCTCTTGCCCGATGCGGACGGGGTCGCCCGCCAGATCCCTCTCAACAGTGAGCTTTATTCCATCGTGCCGGGCTTCCTGTTCTGTTGGCTGACGGTTTGGGGGGTGAGCCTGTTCACCCACCCCAAAGAGGCGGTCATCGCGACCCATGATGCGGTACACGCGGAAATCACCGGTGGATCGGCCTGA
- the tadA gene encoding tRNA adenosine(34) deaminase TadA, giving the protein MDRPDLSASDADLERWMDHALGLASMAARNGEVPVGAVLLSATGQLIAEAVNTPIAQCDPTAHAELAVLRKGALATGNYRLTGTTLLVTLEPCAMCAGAICHARIGHLVYGADDPKGGAVRHGATLFDQVTTHHRPRVTAGIRADESAALLRSFFAERRAMTRPRRHGESGP; this is encoded by the coding sequence GTGGATCGGCCTGATCTTTCCGCCAGCGACGCTGATCTCGAACGCTGGATGGATCATGCCCTCGGCCTTGCGTCGATGGCCGCCCGGAACGGTGAAGTGCCCGTCGGCGCCGTCCTCCTCTCCGCGACCGGGCAATTGATCGCCGAGGCGGTGAATACCCCAATCGCGCAATGCGACCCGACGGCCCACGCCGAACTGGCGGTCCTTCGCAAGGGCGCCCTGGCCACGGGAAATTACCGTCTGACCGGCACCACCCTTCTTGTAACCCTCGAACCCTGCGCCATGTGCGCCGGGGCCATCTGCCATGCGCGGATTGGCCATCTCGTTTACGGCGCCGACGATCCGAAGGGGGGCGCGGTACGGCACGGGGCAACCCTGTTCGACCAGGTCACGACGCATCACCGTCCCCGCGTCACCGCGGGTATTCGTGCCGATGAGAGTGCGGCCTTGCTGCGATCGTTTTTCGCAGAACGTCGCGCGATGACCCGGCCACGGCGTCATGGGGAAAGCGGCCCCTGA